ATAGAATAGCCTTCTATGATATATGGAAGATTTTCTGCCAAATTCCTGCTAATTTGGCTTGAGAGCTTTTCGATAGCATTCGCTTGTACTTGAAGTTCAAGATTATAGCTATGAATAATACTTAAAAGCTGGCTATAAAAATCAGCATATATCTTATCATAGTAAGGTAGTGTATACAGCTTAAAATGATTATAATTTTCTATAGAGGTATTTTGCTTTAAGATTTCATAAATGTTAACACATGCATTGCCTGCAAGAGAAATAACATTTTCGTTCTCTATAATAGGTTTTATATGTTCCAGCTCTTTTGAATATAAATATAATTCTTCATTGGGCTCTAAAATAATAATAAGATTTTCCCTTGCATATTTTGATAATTCATACAAATTATATCCTAATCCTAATCCAAATAATATAAATACAGTATTTAATCCATATCCCTCTAATGAGCCTATATTGCGCACTGCTTCTTTTACAGGATCGTATTTGCTGTGCAAATAAAGTTCCTTTTCCCCTATTTGGAGTTTTGCAGTTGGAACTCCACTTTTTGAAGTTTCTATTTGGATAGTCATCGTTACACCTTCTAATTCATAAACTCAATGGTAGCTGTAAAGATTTTTATTTCTTCCTTTAGCTTTCTTATCCTTAATCTTTTGTCTGCAGGTTTTGAGTAATCTATATACTCTTCAATAAAATCCTGCAGAGGCATATGTCTGCATCCCTCTATATAGGCTCCACCTTCAGTAGCATTAATAAATTCGATGTGAGGATGATCCTTGATTTTATTCTCTATCCAATGCTTAAAACTCAGTAGTCCCAAAGTCGTATCCAGCCATTCTCCATTTTGCCCTTTGACTTTCCTTCTGTTAGCATTTTCTTGGACCGTATTTCCATAAGCATGACTTTGTCCATCCGTAAAAGCCAAGTCTTGTCCTACAAACACAATAGGGTTTCCTCCGAATCGAATAGACAAATCGAGTACTGCGGTAGCAACAGATCCTCCTAAGTCCATAATGTGCGCCGGATTCTCTATATGTTCTTTTTTATTAGAAGCAAAATATTTAGGCCCTTTATATCTTAATACAGTATCTGCACTGGCTGATTCAAAAAATACCATAGGGATATCCAGATTTTCATATCCTTTGATTTGATCGTAAGTAGGTTCATATTGAGGATCTATGATGCAAAACATATCTGGTTCTATATTTTCTAAAAGTAAAGTCTTCAGTGTCCTTCCAACGGCAAAAATAAAAGCTCTTCCTTCTAAGTCACCTATTAAATGAATATTTTTTTCTAACGAAGGCCCTGCAGATACAACAATAAAAGGCAGGCCTCTATATTGATGGTATAATTCTCCCACATTAGGAGCATTTAAGGATACATTTCGTCTATAGTTTTCATCCAGCATTTCTCTCCACTCATTGGTTTCACTCTTGGTAATATTCCAGTCCTCTAAAATAAATCGGATTTTCTCGCTATTTTTAGGTATTGTCTTTAAAGAGGGAGGGTGGATAATGAGATGGGCATCTTCTTTCAATAAATTCCCTAGATGCAATGCCTGTTGTGTCTCATGATCAGAGATTATAAGATGTACTCGATCACTGGATAAAATATTTGATAAATTCCTGCATTCTAAAGCAGATTTAAATACGTTCAGGTTCATTTCGAATATATACAGTTTTTGATGATCTTTTAACAGATTGAATATTGCTTCAACATGATAACCCAGGCCGAATCCGAAAATAATGATTTTTTCTTTTTCTAAACTGTATTGACCTTTTGCGAATTTCTCTGCTTCTCTAACGGGATCATATTTACTATGCAAATAAAAATCTACATGCTTTTTTCTTGTATAATCATACTCAGAAATTTTAAGGGTATATACCTTAGAATGGGTTAGTTCTTTCTTGTACTTTTCTTCTTTCAATATAAATTGGTTCATGAGATGATACAGATCTACATCTTTAACTTTGAGTAAATCCATATTGATTTTGCAAAAATCCATATTTATTCCCCTATAGTTAAATTAAGTTTTTGATTCCACTCTTCAACTTTAGGCAGAATTTCATATTCCAATACGTCTCCAATTAATACATAGTCTATGTTTTCTAAAGCTTCAATCATTGCATTTAAAGGGTCAATGATTTCTGAAACATCAACGGGCTCCACCTGTGCATCCAGGGTAAGGGTAATAGCTTCCATAGTCCATTTTAACCCATCGATAATTTGAACAACCAGATCCATACCTTTCCCTTCCATACCTTCATGGAAGGAATCTACTGCTTCATTGATTCCTTTGATCAGTCTGCCAGTGTATTCTACTAGAGTTTGAATTAATTCCATTTTTTCTGCTCTTTGATCCATAACTTTCCCCTCTTCTTCTAATTATTTTTATGCAAAAACAATGTTGCATTGAAATATCTTTATAATTTCTATGTCTTGATCCATGACATTTTGTATCAGTTTATTGATGTCACAACTGGTAGTTTCTATTTTTTCATGAAGTGCTATACTCCTATGAATGATTCGTCGGAATTTCTCTTCTTTGCTTTCATTCATTTTCTCTATAAATGCAGTATTTGTATCTATATCATTTATGATCCTTAATAAGATATCTGCAACTGCTTCATTACGTTTTATAATCTCATTAAGCTGCTCTTCAAAATAATTAAGTCTTTTTATAGCTTTTTCATCTATATTTTCTATATTAAGTAATAGATTCGCTTCTTTCAATCCCTGGCTTGAAACCTTATGAACCTTATCTAAATCTACTTTTAAGTTGACTAAAAGACGTTGAAGTTTTTCATCTATATCCCTTGCCTGATTCGATTTAACAATAGTATGAATCTTATCTTGTATAAATCCATCTTGAATACAGTATTTTGTTATAGCTTGTCTTAAAGGCATGATCTTTGTTCCATGAATCTTAGCTCCGCCTTCTGTGGCATCTATATATATGTTGTTTGGATTATGTATTATAAATTTTTCCATCCACATTAGAAAAGTATGCCATACACTATTAGTGAATACCTTATTGCCGTCTATGCCTTCAACTTCTATCATATCATCCACTGTATCGGATTCAGTCGTATCATTACAGCTGTCTGCATGATATTTTCCGTCAGTATAAGCCAAATCCTGCCCTATAAATATAATGGGATTACAGCCTAAATAAACTGCTATAGCTAAAGAAGCATTGGCTACTGAAGCCCCCAGAGGCAAAACATCCATGTCCCTTTGAGTAAAGTATCTGACAAGTCCTCTATACTCGCTATTGGAAATGTAAAATATGTCTCCCTGATGTTCTGAAATTACTGTATCGTTGGAAACCACTGTAGTAATAAGCGGTAGATTATGATCTGCGTATTCTTTTAAAACATGATAGGCTGCTATTCCAGGATCCATAGAAACAACAAAATGGGGCGTAATATTATATTTAAATAAAGTAGGCAGGGTTCTGCCTCCTGAAAAAATAATCCCCTTATCTTTCACATTTTGAAGTTCCTTTATATTTTTATCCAGAGATGGCCCAGCGGACACAATAAAAGCAGGAACATTTTTAAATTGATTTTTTAAATCGTTGATTGATCTTTGGTAAAATATAGAATATAGGTTATTAAAGAAATTTTTATTAAATTGCTCCCAAAAATGCTCCCTCGTATTTTTTGAAATCTTAAACAATGAAACATAGTGTTTGATTTCTTCTACGACCTTTTCATAAAATGAAGAATATACTTTATGATATTGAGAAAAATTTAATAGCTTCAAATTATCTACGTTAGAAATATCAATAAATTCTCCTAATACAAGTTTTAGCTCATTGGCATCGGTGCCTGAAAAAATATAAGTCTTGTCCCTTCGCATGAGAGAGGTCCAGTCATAAACAGAAAAAGCTCTGGAAAGTACTCCTTCATTGGGTTCAATAATGATTAAAGGATTATCTTTGTGCAAACGTTTTATAAGCTCAAGAATATGATACCCCAAACCCATGCCATATACTATAAAAACTGTCTTTATATTGTAATCTTCTAACTTCTCCACAAATCGTTCTGCTTCTTTAATCGGAGAGTATTTGCTGTGAATATAAACTTCTCTTTCTGATTCATTTATTTTAACTGTATAATAATTGTCCTTAGTTTTCTCTAAAACTGCATTGGAATTTTTCTCATATGCTCTGATATTCTTTCCTGTTCTTTTCATGTATTCTTGTATGTTTTTCTCATAAAGGGAAGAACTCATCTTAAAGCTCCTTTAGATAAAATACTGTACAATTTATATCGGCAAAAAGACACAAATCATTAATAGAAAAAAGCCAAGGCATATGCCTTGGCTTTTTGAAAATTTTGTTATCTTAATAATTGAAGTACATTTTGTGGATTTTGATTTGCTTGTGCAAGCATGGATTGAGCAGCTTGGCTTAAGATGTTAAGTTTGGTGTAGTTCATCATTTCCTTAGCCATATCAACGTCACGAATTCTGGATTCAGATGCTTGTAAGTTTTCAGCAGCTGTATCCAAATTCTTGATGGTATGTTCTAAGCGGTTTTGAATAGCACCAAGCTTGGATCTTTCTTGAGATACTTTGTTAATTGCACCGTTAATAGTAGAGATTGCTTTTGATGCATTTTCAAAACTATCAACAGAAATGCTATTTACACCTAAGTCAGTAGTCTTCATGCTACCAATAGTCAAGCTAACTTTTTGATTATAATTTGCACCAATCTGGAAGTTCAAAGCATTAGTTGCTTTGTCTCCGTTTAATAATTTTTGGGTGTTGAATTCTGTGGTGCTTGCAATACGATTGATTTCTGCTTGTAATTGTTTAATTTCATCATTGATATAGCTTCTATCAGCTGCAACGTTTGTATCGTTAGCAGCTTGTACAGCTAATTCTCTCATTCTTTGAAGAATTTCATGAACTTCGTTTAATGCACCTTCTGCTGTTTGGATTAAAGAAATACCGTCTTGAGCGTTTCTGGAAGCTTGATTTAAACCTCTGATTTGCGCACGCATTTTTTCAGAAATAGAAAGTCCTGCTGCGTCGTCTCCAGCACGGTTGATTCTTAAACCGGAGCTTAATTTTTCAATAGATTTAGATTGAGAACCAGAATTGATACCTA
This is a stretch of genomic DNA from Defluviitalea raffinosedens. It encodes these proteins:
- a CDS encoding motility associated factor glycosyltransferase family protein, which translates into the protein MDFCKINMDLLKVKDVDLYHLMNQFILKEEKYKKELTHSKVYTLKISEYDYTRKKHVDFYLHSKYDPVREAEKFAKGQYSLEKEKIIIFGFGLGYHVEAIFNLLKDHQKLYIFEMNLNVFKSALECRNLSNILSSDRVHLIISDHETQQALHLGNLLKEDAHLIIHPPSLKTIPKNSEKIRFILEDWNITKSETNEWREMLDENYRRNVSLNAPNVGELYHQYRGLPFIVVSAGPSLEKNIHLIGDLEGRAFIFAVGRTLKTLLLENIEPDMFCIIDPQYEPTYDQIKGYENLDIPMVFFESASADTVLRYKGPKYFASNKKEHIENPAHIMDLGGSVATAVLDLSIRFGGNPIVFVGQDLAFTDGQSHAYGNTVQENANRRKVKGQNGEWLDTTLGLLSFKHWIENKIKDHPHIEFINATEGGAYIEGCRHMPLQDFIEEYIDYSKPADKRLRIRKLKEEIKIFTATIEFMN
- a CDS encoding 6-hydroxymethylpterin diphosphokinase MptE-like protein: MSSSLYEKNIQEYMKRTGKNIRAYEKNSNAVLEKTKDNYYTVKINESEREVYIHSKYSPIKEAERFVEKLEDYNIKTVFIVYGMGLGYHILELIKRLHKDNPLIIIEPNEGVLSRAFSVYDWTSLMRRDKTYIFSGTDANELKLVLGEFIDISNVDNLKLLNFSQYHKVYSSFYEKVVEEIKHYVSLFKISKNTREHFWEQFNKNFFNNLYSIFYQRSINDLKNQFKNVPAFIVSAGPSLDKNIKELQNVKDKGIIFSGGRTLPTLFKYNITPHFVVSMDPGIAAYHVLKEYADHNLPLITTVVSNDTVISEHQGDIFYISNSEYRGLVRYFTQRDMDVLPLGASVANASLAIAVYLGCNPIIFIGQDLAYTDGKYHADSCNDTTESDTVDDMIEVEGIDGNKVFTNSVWHTFLMWMEKFIIHNPNNIYIDATEGGAKIHGTKIMPLRQAITKYCIQDGFIQDKIHTIVKSNQARDIDEKLQRLLVNLKVDLDKVHKVSSQGLKEANLLLNIENIDEKAIKRLNYFEEQLNEIIKRNEAVADILLRIINDIDTNTAFIEKMNESKEEKFRRIIHRSIALHEKIETTSCDINKLIQNVMDQDIEIIKIFQCNIVFA
- a CDS encoding flagellin, producing the protein MVINHNMQALNAHRQLGINSGSQSKSIEKLSSGLRINRAGDDAAGLSISEKMRAQIRGLNQASRNAQDGISLIQTAEGALNEVHEILQRMRELAVQAANDTNVAADRSYINDEIKQLQAEINRIASTTEFNTQKLLNGDKATNALNFQIGANYNQKVSLTIGSMKTTDLGVNSISVDSFENASKAISTINGAINKVSQERSKLGAIQNRLEHTIKNLDTAAENLQASESRIRDVDMAKEMMNYTKLNILSQAAQSMLAQANQNPQNVLQLLR